The Cellulophaga lytica DSM 7489 nucleotide sequence CATTAATAAAACAGTCTATAATACTTTGTGATGAGTCGCTTTGCGGAAAAATACGGCCGTCTTCTTCTATTTTTAAAGGAACGCCTCTTTCTTCAAAAAAGGCCATAGTATCTCCTGTGCAAAAGCTATGAAAAGGTCCTAAAAGCTCTTTTTCCCCACGTGGATAATTTAGCACCAAGTCTGCCGGATTAAACTCGGCATGCGTTACATTACACCTGCCACCACCAGAAACTTTTACTTTAGCTAAAACTGTTTTACCACGTTCTAAAATAGCAACTTTTAGGCTACTGTTTTGTTCTGCAATTTGTATTGCTGTAAAAAAACCTGCGGCGCCTCCGCCAATAATAATAACATCAAACATTAGTATACACGTTCTGGATAATTTGTAAATATACCATCTACAAATAAATTTTTTAACCTTACTATATTTTCTGGAGCATTAACAGTATACGTATACAATTTAAATCCTTGTAATTGTATAGCTTCAACTACATTTTTTGTTACATCTTTTTCATCTGCATTTATACTTACCGCCTTTAATTGTTTTGCCATAGGTAATGCTTGTAACGGATCTTCTTCTGTTAACACACCAATAGCTATTTTGCTATTAATTGTTCTCATTGCTATTAGCTCATCCCAATTAAAGCTAGAAATAAAAAACTGGTCTAATTTCCAGTTTTTAGTATTAATATACTCTTCTAGTATTGCATTTACATCATTTGCTGTGCCTGCACCTTTTAGCTCCACATTTACAGCAACTTTAGCATTAATAGTATCTAAAACTGTGGTTAGTAGTGGTATTTTATGATTACCTACAAGCGTAAGCTCTTGCAATTGTTGCCACGTATAATCTTCAACCTTGCCTGTACCATTTGTTAGCCTATTGACCTCATCATCATGAAAAACAATAATTTCTCCGCTCTTAATTTTAAAGACATCAATTTCTATCATATCAACCTTTAATTCTAAGGCTTTTTTAACAGATGCCAAGGTATTTTCGGTCTTATGCCCCATGGCACCTCTATGGCCAATAACAAGTAATTTTTTAATCATACATACAAGTATTTATAGTAAAAGTACACAAAGTAAAATTGTAAAAAAACTGCATAAAAAAAGGACTAAAACTTAGCTTTAGCCCTTTACTTTCTGTTTTAAATTCTTAATTTTTAGTAGACTCGCGCTCTACCAATGTAGATTGTAAGACCTCTGTTACATAGGTTTCTTCTTCTTTTTCGCTTTCAATTTTCTCTATTAACATTTTAGAAGCCATTTCTCCCATTTGCTCTCCATGCTGTGCAATTGCGGTTAAACTTGGGTAAGCGTATTTAGATAAATTACCATCTGTAAAGCCAATAAATTCTATATCTTCTGGCACTTTTAATCCTTTTTTAAGCGCTACACGCATACTGTACATTGCAAATAACTCATGCACACACAAAACAGCATCTACCTCTTCTCTATCATAAAAATCACTAATGGCTTTTTCATCCATTTTCATCTGAGGCAAACTTAAAATTAAATTTTCATTTACCTCTAAACCGTGGTCACGTAAAGCATCACAATACCCTTCTGTACGCTGCTTACCAATACTTAAATAATTATCTGTGGTAATTAATGCTATTTTTTTACGTCCGTTTGCTATTAACTTTTTAACTGCTAAGTAAGCACCTTCTCTATCATTAATAATTACTTTATCGCACTTAATTTCATCTGTAACCCTATCAAACATAACCAAAGGAATACCTTGATCTGTAATTTCTTTAAGGTGGTTGTAATCGTTTTTTAATTGTGTTTCTACAGACAAAGACATGATAAAGCCATCTATACTGCCATTGGCAAGCATTTCCATATTTATAACTTCTTTATCAAAAGACTCATCGGACAAACAAACAATAACATTATACCCTTTAGAATTGGCATAACTCTCTATACCACGTACCACAGTTGTAAAAAAATGATGCACAATATCTGGAATAATTACCCCTATATTTTTTGTTCGCTTATTTTTTAAGCTAATTGCAATATTGTTTGGTCTGTAATTGTAAAGTTTTGCATAAGCTTGTATACGCTCTTTAGTATCTCTGCTTATTTCTTCACTATTTTTAAGTGCTTTAGAAACAGTAGATATAGACACTTCTAACTCTCTTGCTATGTGTTTAAGGGTGATAACTTTTTTCAAAATGAACTTTGTTTTTTTCTAACAGATGAATGTACATATAAAAAACAATATTCTAAAATAATAAAAGCAGATTGTGATTTTAAATTTGTCTTAGATTGAAGAAATTAAC carries:
- a CDS encoding glycerophosphodiester phosphodiesterase; the encoded protein is MIKKLLVIGHRGAMGHKTENTLASVKKALELKVDMIEIDVFKIKSGEIIVFHDDEVNRLTNGTGKVEDYTWQQLQELTLVGNHKIPLLTTVLDTINAKVAVNVELKGAGTANDVNAILEEYINTKNWKLDQFFISSFNWDELIAMRTINSKIAIGVLTEEDPLQALPMAKQLKAVSINADEKDVTKNVVEAIQLQGFKLYTYTVNAPENIVRLKNLFVDGIFTNYPERVY
- a CDS encoding LacI family DNA-binding transcriptional regulator → MKKVITLKHIARELEVSISTVSKALKNSEEISRDTKERIQAYAKLYNYRPNNIAISLKNKRTKNIGVIIPDIVHHFFTTVVRGIESYANSKGYNVIVCLSDESFDKEVINMEMLANGSIDGFIMSLSVETQLKNDYNHLKEITDQGIPLVMFDRVTDEIKCDKVIINDREGAYLAVKKLIANGRKKIALITTDNYLSIGKQRTEGYCDALRDHGLEVNENLILSLPQMKMDEKAISDFYDREEVDAVLCVHELFAMYSMRVALKKGLKVPEDIEFIGFTDGNLSKYAYPSLTAIAQHGEQMGEMASKMLIEKIESEKEEETYVTEVLQSTLVERESTKN